A window from Trichomycterus rosablanca isolate fTriRos1 chromosome 21, fTriRos1.hap1, whole genome shotgun sequence encodes these proteins:
- the gas1a gene encoding growth arrest-specific protein 1a, whose amino-acid sequence MARSKRRVREARASPWPFACALLLLVSCVCVCAAPSGNRPRRLVCWQAIFNCNAEPQCYYAYEQYTRACEPVLSGHRRSCPSHCIASLVQLNMTKNGPALEDCGCADDPLCRETKRAIEPCLPRTSSVGCTEARRQCERDSQCRSAMSDYMKHCSKLFGGVTCTSACRDVIAHMRRLPKAQLLDTCVCDGAERTICEYIKTSMQTLCFGAPPYPPEEGSGNTMYDYEDGEDDEPVQRVAVGNSGTRMLGWRVLAGLLPVLLLLLLLV is encoded by the coding sequence ATGGCGAGGTCGAAGCGGCGAGTCCGGGAAGCACGCGCATCCCCGTGGCCGTTCGCCTGCGCGCTCTTGCTCCTCGTctcgtgcgtgtgcgtgtgcgcggCTCCGTCCGGGAACCGTCCCCGGCGGCTCGTGTGCTGGCAGGCGATCTTCAACTGCAACGCCGAGCCCCAGTGCTACTACGCGTACGAGCAGTACACGCGCGCGTGCGAGCCGGTCCTGAGCGGACACCGCCGGTCGTGCCCGAGCCACTGCATCGCGTCTCTCGTCCAGCTCAACATGACCAAAAACGGGCCGGCCCTGGAGGACTGCGGCTGCGCCGACGACCCGCTCTGCCGCGAGACCAAGCGCGCCATCGAGCCCTGCCTGCCCAGGACGAGCAGCGTGGGCTGCACGGAGGCGCGCAGGCAGTGCGAGAGGGACTCGCAGTGTCGCTCGGCTATGAGCGACTACATGAAACACTGCAGCAAGCTGTTCGGCGGCGTCACGTGCACGAGTGCCTGCCGCGACGTGATCGCGCACATGCGCCGCCTGCCCAAGGCGCAGCTGCTGGACACGTGCGTGTGCGACGGCGCCGAGCGCACCATCTGCGAGTATATTAAGACCAGCATGCAGACGCTGTGCTTCGGGGCGCCTCCGTACCCCCCGGAGGAAGGATCGGGCAACACCATGTACGACTACGAAGACGGTGAGGATGATGAGCCGGTGCAGCGCGTGGCCGTCGGGAACTCGGGGACCCGCATGCTTGGCTGGCGCGTTCTCGCCGGACTTTTGCCTGTTTTGCTCCTGTTGCTTTTGCTTGTTTGA